CCGCGCCTCCCGAGCCGAGCTACGTCGATATCAACGACCTGATCGGGCGCACCCTGTTCTTCGCCGCCCAGCACCCAGAGGCCGGCAAGGTGCGCCGCGAGCTATGCCTGGCGAAAAACCTGCCGCCGGTGCATGTCGATGAAAAGCAGATTCAGCAGGTGCTGTTCAATGTCGTCATCAACGCCATGCAGGCGATGACCGAGGGCGGCATCCTGCGCGTCAGCACCGAATCGGTCGAGCAGGAAGGCGGGGAATGGATTCTCGTCAAGATCGCCGATAGCGGTCCGGGCATCCCCGCCGAGCAGCAGGAGCAGATTTTCACCCCGTTTTTCACCACCAAAACCCAGGGGACGGGCCTGGGGCTGTCCATCTGCCGCCGTCTGCTGGAGCAGCACAAGGGACGCATTTTATTGGACAGCCGACCCGGGCAGGGCACCACCTTCACCATCGCATTGCCGGCGGCGGCGATGGGAGGCGACGACAAGGGAGAGGACATCCGTGGGCAGGCATAAAATTCTGGTCGTTGACGACGAGCATCTGATCCGCTGGTCGTTGGAGCAAAATCTCAGCAAGCAGGGCTACGATGTCCTGACCGCCGGCTCGGGGGAGGACGCCCTGCGCCTGATCCGCGACGAGACGCCCGATCTGGTGCTGCTCGACATCCAACTGCCCGGCATCAACGGCCTGGAAGTGCTGGAAAAAGCCAAGGAGAGCAACGAGGATCTGATCGTCATCATGATCACCGCCCTCGGTGTTCTGGAAACGGCGGTCAAGGCCATGCGCATGGGCGCCTACGATTACATCGGCAAGCCCTTCAATCTCGATGAGCTGGCCATAACCATCAAAAAGGCCCTGGAGACCGGGGAACTGCGCCGCGAGGTCGCGCATCTGCGCTCCGAGCAGTCGCGGCGCTTCGGCGCCGGCAACCTCATCGGCGACAGCCGGCACATGCAGAATCTTCTCAGCATGATCCGCAAGGTCGCCCAGAGCGATGCGAGCACGGTGCTGATCCAGGGCGAGAGCGGCACCGGCAAGGAACTGGTCGCCAAGGCGATTCACTTTGAAAGCGCGCGCGCCGACAAGCCCTTCATGGCCATCAACTGCGCGGCGGTGCCCGAGACCCTGCTGGAGAGCGAACTGCTCGGCCATGAACGGGGCGCCTTCACCGACGCCAAGGTGCAGAAAAAGGGCTTGTTCGAACTGGCCGACGGCGGCACCATCTTTCTCGACGAAATCGGCGACATGGCCATGGGCATGCAGGCCAAGCTGCTGCGCGTGCTCGAGGAGCGCTCCTTTCGCCGGGTCGGCGGCTCCAAGGACATCAGCGTCGATGTTCGCATCATCTCGGCGACCAACCGGGATCTGCTCGCGGCCATCGCCGACAAATCCTTCCGCAACGACCTCTACTACCGCCTGCAGGTCATCCCCCTGTTTCTGCCGTCCCTGCGCGAGCGCAAGGAGGATATCCTGCCCCTGACCTACCACTTCATCAATCATTTCAACCGCGAGTTCGGCAAGAACGTCAAGGGCATCTCCAAGATGGCCGAGAAGTTTCTTCTCGAATACAGCTGGCCGGGCAACATCCGCGAGTTGCGCAACGTGATCGAGCGCGCCATCATCCTCGAAAACGACGAAACCCTGCTGCTGGAGCATCTGCCCCAGGAGATCGTCGGCAAGGCGGCGGTGGTGAGCAGCGGACCGCTGAGCTTCCAGATTCCCCCCGAGGGCATCGACATCGAGGAGGTTGAGCGTGAGCTGATCCGTCAGTCCCTGGAGCTGACCGACGGCAACCAGTCCAAGGCGGCGAAAAAGCTCAACCTCGGCATCGACGCCTTTCGCTATCGCATGAAGAAATTCGGTTTTCTCTGATTTCCCGGCCGCCGCGGCTCAGTCCTCGGCGGCCGAGCCTTTTCTCCATCCCTTGCCGCGCATTTCCGTAATTGGTACCTCCCTTGCATGGTCCTTAGTGTGGGCTCATAAGGTTTGCTCAATGTCTGCCCGGCGTTCCCGCACCGGCGCGCATTCAGGAGGACTCCCATGCAAGGAGCCAAACAAGCAGGCTGGATCTTGCTCGCCATTTCGCTGATGGTTGGTGTGATATGGCAGGGCACGGCGGCGGCCAACGCCACGGCGCCCGTCTTCAAATCCCTGGGCCGCCTCAGCGAGGGCCTGGCCGTGCCGACCGATCTCGCCATGGACGGCCGGGGCATTCTTTATGTGGCCGAGCCGCGCTCCAAGACCATCGCGCGATTCGATAAATACGGCCGCAGCCTGCCGGCCTTGGGTCCCCTGTCCCTGGCGGCGAGTTGCGTCGCGGTCAACTCCGAGGGCTCGATTGTCTACGCGGGCGGCGGTAACGCGGTGCTGCGCATCGACGCGGCAAGCGGCGAGGTGCTCGGGCATGTCGGCAGCGGTCCCGGTGAGTTCGGCCAGGCCTACAATCTGGCGGTGGACTCCCAGGGTTATCTGTATGTGGCCGACGGCCAGGCCATGACCATCAGTGTCTACACGCCGGGGGGCGGCCTGCATTTTCGCTTCGGCTCTCCCGGCACGGGGGCCGCCCAGTTCGCCAACTTGGCCGCCCTGGCGCTGAACTGGAGCGGTGATGAGATTTACGTGGCCGACAATTTCGCCCAGGGCACCACGGTCGTGCCCAAGATCCGCGTATTCAACAAATCGGGATCGCTGGTGCGGAATCTCTTGATCACCAACGGCTTCGGCAGCACCCCCATGTCCCATTTCGCCGGCATGGCTTTCGATGACAAGGGACGCGGCTATTTTCTGGATTCCCTGCGCAACGAAATCCGTGTCCTGCGTCTGCCCACCACCTATCTTTCCATGTACAAGCAGGTCGGTTACGGGGCGGGCCAACTCGTGGGGCCGTCCAAGGCGGTGTACGACGCCGAGCACAAACGCCTGTTCGTGCTCTGCCCCGACGGGCGCATCGAAATTCTCGGCATCGACGGCGGCGCCAACCCCGTGCGAGTCAACCAGGTTCCGACGGTGCCGGCGGCGCTGTCGCCCATCGGCGGCAGCGAAGTCGCCACCCTGTCGCCGACCCTGGAGTTTCGCAATGCCCAGGATCCCGACGGCGATGCCCTCACCTATGATCTGCAGGTGTTGCGCGGGCAAGATCTGGTGAGCGATCTGGCGCGGATCGGCGAAGGCGCGCAAACCACCCGGGTCAACCTGCCCGCGGCCCTTGAGGAAAACGCCGGCTATCAGTGGCGGGTGCGCGCCTTTGACGGCGAAAGCCACAGCGACTGGAGCAGCGCCGAAACCTTTTATGTCAATGCCGAGGAAGAGCCCCCCGGAGTACCCGGCATCCTGAGTCCCGCCGCGGGTGAGATGCTGGAGGGCGACGGCCTGTTGTCCTGGACCGAGGTGAGTGATCCCGATCCCTTTGACCAGGTTCATTATTGGCTGGAAATTTCCGCGGAGCCAAGCTTCGATGCCCCCTTGATCAGCACGGCGCTCATCGAAACCGAGGCGCGCCTTGATGCGTTGCCCGGCTATGAGGCCTTGGAGCAGGGCCGCACTTATTTGTGGCGGGTGAGCGGGGTCGACAACCACGGCCTGGCCTCGGCCCCCAGCGAGACGGGGGCTTTTGTTTATGGCGCGACGATCTTGCAGGTCGACAGCAATCCGCCCGGCGCGCGGGTCTATCTGGGCGGCAATCATGCCTATCCGGGGCGCTTGATCGGGCGGACGCCGCTTGTGCTGAGGGATTTTCCCGTGGGCAACTATGCCCTGGTGGTCGCCCAGGACGGTTTTGAGCCCCAGGTCGGTTCCCTGGTGGTGGAGGTCGGCCGCGCCACGGCGCATTACGCCGAGCTCAAGCCCCACTACATCCCCGAAAATTTCGTTATGAAATCCCTGGGCCTGGTGTTGCCTCAGGGTGGCGGTGCCCCCTTCCTGGTCGATGTCGACGGTGACGGTCGCCTTGATCTGCTGGCGGGCGACCAGAGCGGCCGCGTGCTGCTCTATCGCGGGCTGGGCGCGGCGGGTGAACCCCTCGCCTTTGCTCCCGCGTGGGCCCTGGCGCTGCCGCTGGTGCCCGGGGCGGCGCCTTTCGTGGTCGACTGGAACAACGACGACCGAATGGATCTGCTCATCGGCGGCCTCGACGGCAGCGTGCGCCTGTTTCTCAACCAGGGCGCGCCCGGTGAGCCGAGTTTCATCGACAGCGGTTATCTGGAGACGCCCGGCGGCCCGATCAACCTGGGTGGTCCGGCGGTCCCCTTCGTCGCCGATCTGGACGGCAACGGCAGTAAGGATCTGCTGGTCGGCGCGGCCGACGGCCGGGTGCTGGCCTATCTCAACCAGGGCGGCGACGCTGCGCCGCAGTTGGGCGTCGGGCAGCCCTATTTCACCCTGGCCGGAGCGCGCAGTCCGTTTCTCGTTGATCTGACCGGCGATGGCCGCCGGGAGCTGTTGGTGGCGCACGACGGGGAGGTGCTCGCCCTTGTGCGCGGCGCCGACGGCTGGCAACCGAGCGGGCTTGTGCTGAGCGGGCCGGATGGGCCGCGCAAGGGCCTGGCCCTGGGGCTGGCCAAGCAGGAGGAGCGCGCTGCGGAGAAGGGCAATAAGAAGGACAAGCAGGCGAAAAAGGCCGGGGCTTCGATGCCCGACATCCATCGCTTTTTCCCCATCGATCTGGACGCGCGCGGCGGCAAGGACATCCTGTTCGTCGACGAAAACGGTGATCTGCGCCTGCTGGAATCCCAGGGCAAGGCGCTGGCGCCCGCCTTCTGGAGCACCCTCGCGAACGTCGTGCACGGGTTGAGCGCTCAGATCGACGACCAACAGCGCGCCAAGGCCGCCCTTCTGGACGGCGCTCTGCGAGCCGCCAATCTCGCCCAGGCACGCCGCCTCGCCGAGGAACTCACCGACGACCTCGCCGCCCAGCCCGATCTGGCCTTTATCCTGGGAGAAATGCACGCGCTGTTGTTGCGGGTGGAATAGAATTTGAATGTTGCGGGATGAGACGTTTTTTTGTGCCGGGATTTTGACCACCCGCGGGTTATGAGGGCCAGGCCCTCCTGAGGAGACATTCCGAACGATGTTGCGACTGGTTTCCCTCGTCATGGCGCTGGTGTTTTGCGGATGCTGGGCGGCATCCGCCGCCATGGGGCCGCAGAAGGTCAAGAATACGGTGCATAACCTTTCGACCAGTGGCGAATGGATGTATATTTCCGACAATGAGGACGAGATCTGCATCTTCTGCCACACCCCCCATGGTGGTTCCCTTAATGGCCCCCTGTGGAATCGCGCGCTCCCGGGCGCCCTTGAGTTTACCCATTACACCACCGCCACCCTCGATAGTGTGACTGACGGGGCGAGCCGCGCCCTCAGCGATGAATCCCTGCTGTGCATGAGCTGCCATGACGGCGCCATGGCCGTCAACCATGTGCTCAATCCAAGCAACCGCACCCATGTGCAGCCGACCATGAACTTCGGCCAGACGGACGTTTCCATCGTTCCGATTTTCGGCATCGGCGGACGCATCGGCGATGTCGTCGACGCTATCAACATGCCGATGGGGGAAACGCGCAATCTCACCGATGATCATCCGATTTCCTTCAGCTATGACGCGGTGCGCGCGGCCTACCAGGGCGCGGGGCGCGGCAATCAGCTGCATGCGCCCGCGGATGCCGTGGCCGCCGGAGTGAGGCTCTATGCCCCCGGCAACCGCGTCGAGTGCGGCTCCTGCCATGACCCCCACGTCAACTATGATTCCACCATTCCAATGGGTGATCCGACCGCCAACGAGAATTATCGCCCCTTCCTCATCACTCCCAACATCGGCAGCGCCCTGTGCCTGGCCTGTCACAACAAATAAATTCCGCAATCCGTTGACAGGTGCCCTGAGGCTGGAGGATAAAGGACGTAACTTTGACTCCAGCCGGCGAGGTCCGTCGTGAAAACCCTTCTTATTTCCCTTCTCGTTGTTGCCTTCTGTTCATCCCCTTTGAGCGCCGAGCCCCCCGAATTGGGCAAGGTCAGCGGTCGCCTCCAGCACGAGGGCACCGACAGCTATCAGGGCGTGGCCTCCTTGTGGGATCTTTCCTTGGGCAAGGTGCCCGATCCGCGCCGCTACATCGTCATCCCCAGCGCCACGGCGGTGCTTGAGGCCGACGGCCGCTTCGAACTGCGCGCGCCGCCTGGAACCTATTACGTCGGCGCCGTGCTGCGCACTACTCCCGGTCCGCCCGTGGGTCCGCCGCGCCCGGGCGATCTGGTGTTCATGAGTCCCGATGCCGAAGGGGGCCATCTCAAAGTCGAGGTGCGCTCCGGGGAAACCACCGATGTCGGGGTGCGCTCCGGGGGTTGGGTCTACGAGGGTTTTGCCGGGGAAACGGAGCTGGCCGTCGAAGGGACGATCCGTGATCTGGCGGGCGAGCCGGTGGCCGGTCTGCTGGTGTTTGCCTTCGCCGACCCGGGCATGTCGCAGCAGCCCGTCGGGGTGTCGGAGCGCACCGATGCCCAGGGTCGCTACCTGCTGCGTCTGGGCCGCGCCCAGACGGTGTACCTGCGGGCGCGGGAATCCTACGGCGGCGGCCCCCTGGCCGGCGGAGGCTATGTCGGCGTCTACGGCGGCGCCGAGCCGCAAGCGCTGGAAGTGCCGGACAAGGGGCGGGTGTCGGGCATCGACATCGAGGTTCTCAAGCTGCCTCCCGCGGGCACCGATGAGCGTCGCTCCATGCGGCCGGAACAGCCGCCGGAGGGGATGGGCAAGGAATAACAAAGAGTTTGTTGAGGCACCGTCTTACAGATCCATGATGCAATGCCGGAAAAGAACTAAATTCTCCCGGGCGCACATTTCGAGCCGGTCGATCAGGGTTTTTTCATCTCTTCAAGGGCTTTTTTCAAGGGCGGCAGTTCGTTTTCAATCACCAGCCAGACGAGCTTGAGATCCAGGCCGAGATAGCCGTGGACCAGGATATTGCGAAAGCCCGACATTGCCCGCCAGTCGATTTCCGGGCGATTTTTTTTGCATTCGTCGCTGAGCCGTTGGCTCGATTCCGCCAGGGTTTGCAGATTTCTCACCACCGCGTCCCGCGCCAGTTCTGAGTCGAAAAAATCGTTTCGTCCGCCGGGCAGATATGGGAAATGCATTCGAGCATGTACTCGATGAGGGCCGCGTCCCTTTCGTTGCCTTTCATAGATCCACCGCCTGTTCAAGCACCTTCTCGCGGATCCGGGGATGCAGCGCCGCGGGCGTGACCACGTCGACCCTTCGACCGAGCCGTTCCTGAAGGTCCATCAGTAGCCCGCCCAGGGCCAGAGCCGAACGCCCTTCCTCAAGATCGACGAGCAGATCGATGTCGCTTTGCGGCCCTCCCTCGTCTCGGGCCAGCGAGCCGAAGAGACCTACCCGCACGGCACCCCGCTCGGCCGCCAGTTTTTTGATCGCTTCCCGATGTTGTTCGATAAACGGGTCCATGTTTTTCTCCTTTGCGGTGCACGTATACTACCGAGGCGCTTTTGTCCCGGCAACGCAATTCTGGTCGGCGTACACGCAGGGTTCAGCAAAGAGGGAGGTCAGTTTTCGGGGGGATGGTCACACGACCGGTTCAACTCCTCAAAGAGAGCGATCTGCTCGGCCATGGACAACTTTTTTTTGCACCCGGTACGCAGGCACAGGCGACAGCGGTCGTCCGAACACCACTGGCACATCTTGCAGTCGGGGCAGGGGTGTTTTTTGTCCATGGCAGCACCTCACTGCAAGTTTAGCCCCTCGGCGGTGTCTCGGCAAACAAGGCGGCGGCGCGGGGCTGGCGGTTGCGGTGGCGGTGCATGTAGACAAGTTCGAAAAATTCCGCCGAGACGATGAGGAAGATGGCGACCGCCACGCCCGGCACGGGCAGGGGCACGAGCAGCAGCGCCCCCCAGCAGAACAGCAGGTAACAAAGCTTGTAGAGAGTGGCGCGGCCCAGAAAACCGGTCTGGTGGTTTTGGGTGAACAGGCCGCGCAGCAGGTTCGCGGCGCCGTGGAAGATGGGATAGAGGGCGCAGCAGGCCAGGGGCAGGGCGATATAGGCGCGCATCTCGGCGTCCAGACCCATGACGGTGCCGAGAATGGGGCCATTGAGGGGGTAAGCGGTGAGAATCAGCAGGGCGGCCAGGGAGCCGGACACCCGGCGGTGAAAACGCAGCAGCGCCGGATAATCCGCGGCGTTGCGCACCAGGGTCTGATAGGCCTGTTGCAGATTGCGCAGGGGGCCCGCGAGCAAAAACAGAAAGCCGCGGATGACGCCGAAGGCGGCCAGGGCCAGGGCGCCGTCGGGCAGGCGGCTGATGATGGCGTTGATCAGCAGCGGAATGGTGTATTGCAGGCTCGAAGCGAGAGCCAGCGGCAGGGAGAAGCGAAAGATTTCGCCGAGACTGTGCTCCCTGACACCCTGATAATCGACGCGGCAGCGCCGCGCGAACCAAGCCGCGAAGAGCGTCTCCACGGCAATGCAGCCCAGCAGCGCCAGTGCCGCCAAGCGGGCGCCCGACAACCAGGGCGCCCCCAGGGCGAGAAAGGCGAGCAGCGCGCCGATGCGGATGCCGGTGGCGATGGACACCAGCCCGGTGCGCCGCGCCTGGATGGTCAATCCCTGCAGCAGGCCGCGCGCTCCGGTGAGAAAGGGCAGGGGCACGAGAATCGCCAGCACCGCCTGGACTTCAACGGCGACCTGTTCCTCGACGCCGAGAAAGCGATAGAGCACGAAATCCCCGACGGGCGTCCAGGCGAGCAGCGCCAGCAGCACGGCGACGTAGACGGCGGTGAGCAGAACAAAAGCCCAGGTGGCGTAGAGGCTTTTGCGCCCGCGTACCATGGCGATGGTGATGGCCTGGTTCTGGTAGGAGGGCGCGGCGACGAACATGTGCAGCACCATGGCCACGGAAAAAGCGGCCAGGGAGGTTATGGGGTCTTGCTGGCGCGCCAGGGCGGCGTTGATGAAGGAATGGGAGACGCTCATGAACTGCACGTTGAGCATGAGCGGAAAGAAAAACCAGGAGATTTCGCGCAGGGTCAGCGGCTTCTCGGTCACGCGCCGGCCCCGGGAAACAGACGCAGCAGATCCGCCGGTCGTTCGGCGTGAAAATCCGGCGCCAGGCCGTCGTCGTGCCCCAGGCCCCAGGCGCAGAAGCAGATCGCCGTACCGGCGGCGCGTCCCGCGTAGAGATCGGTATGGTGGTCGCCGATCATCACCGCCTGTTCGGGGACGGCGCCGAGCCGGCGCAGCGCTTCAAGCAGGGGCGCGGGATCGGGCTTCTTGGTCGCGCAGCTGTCGCCGCCGACCAGCACCGCGAAGTGATGGGTGAGCCCCAGTCCGTCAAGCAACTCGCGGCTCAGGCGCCAGGGTTTGTTGGTGACCACCGCCAGTTTTGCCGGTGGGTGGCGCTGCAAAAAATCGACAATGCCCGGATAGGGGCGAGTCTGGTCGAGAAGGTGGTGCTCATAAAGGCTCAGAAAGCGCTCCAGATGGGCGTCGCTGAAAGCGCCGGGCGGCAGGGCCCGGCTGACCAGCAGGCGCGCCCCGTCGCCGACGTACTCCCGCACTTGCGCCAGGGTGAGGTCGGGCAGGGAGAGCTCGCGGCGCAGGGCGTTGACGGCGGTGCCCAGATCGGCGACGGAATCGACCAGGGTGCCGTCGAGGTCTAGGAGAAAGGTGTCCGGTGTCATGGAAGAAGTCAGAATAGCCCTGCAAGCCAGGTGAAGAGCCCCGTCTCGCGCATTTTGTAGAACAGCACGACCGCGATGGCCGCCGGGGAAACAAAGCGGATCAGAAAATGCCAGAGGGGATAGACCCAGCCCGAGCCGCCCGCCACCAGTTCCTCCTTTTCCTCGCTGCCGCTCCAGAACCAGCCGACGTAGATGGAAATCAGCAGGCCGCTGAGGGGCAGCAGGTAATTGGACGCCAGCAGATCGGCGGAATCGAAAAAGCTGCGCTCACCGATCAGCGTCCACTCGGCCAGGGAGTTGTAGGACAGGGCCGTGGGCAGGCCGACGACAAAGGCCAGCCCGGCGAGAAAGCTGGTGGAGCGCTTGCGGCCCCAGCCGCGCTCGTCGATGAGATAGGCGACCTGCGCCTCCAGCAGGGAAATGGCGCTGGTCAGGGCGGCGAAGGAGAGCAGCAGGAAAAACAGGATGGCGAGCACGTAGCCGCCGGGCAACTGGGAGAACACCACGGGAATGGTCTTGAAAATCAGCCCCGGGCCTGCCCCGGGCTCCATGCCCACGGAAAAGACGATGGGAAAGATGGCCAGGCCCGCCATGACCGCGATGAGGGTATCGAGCCCGACGATGCGCAGGCTCGAGCCGAGCAGATCCTCGTTGCGCCTGAGGTAGGAGCCGTAGGTGATCATGGCCGCCATGCCCAGGGACAGGGTGAAGAAGGCGTGGCCCATGGCTTCGAGCACCGCGCCGGGGGTGAGCTTGTGGAAATCGGGGCGGAACATGAAGGTGATGCCCTCCCAGGCGCCGGGGCTGAGCATGCCGTTCATGAACAGCAGCACCAGCAGGGCGAAGAGCACCGGCATGAGGATCTTGCTCCAGCGCTCGATGCCTTTTTGCACCCCGCCGATGACGATGCCCAGACACAGCAGGATGAAGACCAGATGCCAGAGGATCTGCCGCGGCCCGTCGGCGATCAGGCCGTCGAAGAGCCCTTCAATTTCTCCGGCGGGCAAGCCGCTGAAGCCGCCGCGCAGGGCGCGCAGCACGTAATCCAGCGTCCAGCCGGCCACCACGGAATAGTAGGAGAGAATCAGAAAGGCGGCGCCGACACTGATCCAGCCCGCTGCCGTCCAGGGCGAGCGTTTGCCTTGCAGCTGAATGAAGGCGCCCACGGCGTCGCGGCGGGTGTGGCGACCGATCATGAACTCGGCCATCATGATGGGCAGGCCGATGAGCAGGATGCACACCAGATAGACCAGAACGAAGGCGCCGCCGCCGTTCTGGCCGACGACGTAGGGGAATTTCCAGATATTACCAAGACCGACGGCGCTGCCGGCGGCGGCGAGAATGAAGCCGAGGCGAGAGGCCCACAGGGAGCGCGGTTCAGGCTGGGTCATGAAGAAACCTCGCGGTGGGCGGCGCGCGAAACCGGTTCGTCAGCCGCGTTCGCCAAAAATTGCCGTGCCGATGCGCACCAGGGTGGCGCCCTCCTCGACGGCCACGGCGAAATCATGGCTCATGCCCATGGAGAGTTCGTCCATGGCCACGCCAGGAAGGCCCAGGGCCGAGATGGCGGCGGCCAGTGCGCGCAAGCGGCGAAAAAAAGGCCGAACCTCCTCGGCATCAGCGAAAAAGGGCGGCAGGCACATCAGCCCCCGCACCCGCAGATGGGGCAGGGCGGCCAGGGCGCGCACCAGTTCGGTGGCCTGGTTCTCCGCCACGCCCGATTTGCTGTCTTCCTCGCCGAGGTTGACCTGCACCAGGACCTCGACGCTTCGGCCGAGGCGCCCCCATTGACGGTCGATTTCCTCGGCGAGGGACAGCCGATCGACGCTGTGGATCATGGCGATGCGGCCGCGCAGGTATTTGACCTTGTTGCTTTGCAGATGACCGATGAAATGCCAGTCCACCGGATTGCGCACGGCGTCGGCCTTGTCGAGGAATTCCTGCACGTAGCTCTCGCCGAACAGCCGCTGTCCGGCGGCGAAGGCTTCATCGATGAGAGAGGCGGGCTTGGTCTTGGATACGGCGACCAGGCGAACCGCCCGTGGGTCGCGTTCAACGCGGCGGCAGGCGGCGGCGATTTCGGCGCGAATGCTGGAGAGATTGGCGGCAAGGGTCATGGCGCGGCCGGATAGGCGGAATTCAGGGGGATGCTCAGGATGCGGGAAGGATCGCCCCCTGCGCGAGGAGCGCGTCGATCACTTCGCTCAGGGGCAGTCCCACCACGCTGGTGTAGCTGCCTTCGATGGCGCGCACCATGTAGGCGCCCAGCCCCTGAATGGCGTAGGAACCGGCCTTGTCGCGCGGTTCACCGCTGGCAATGTACCCCGCGATCTCCGCCTCTGTCAACTCTCGGAAAAGCACCCGGGTGAGCACCGCGCCGCTCAGGGTGCGCCCGCTGTGGCGGTCGTGCAAGGCAAATCCCGAATGGACTTCGTGTCGGCGTCCCGACAGGGCGCGCAGCATGACGGCGGCTTCCCGGTCGTCGGCGGGTTTGCCGAGGAGCAGACCGTCCTGCACGACGATGGTGTCGCTGCCGAGAAACCAGCGCTCGCCGGGCTCGGCACGCGCGGCGACATCCAGTGCCTTGGCCTCGCTCAGGCGGATCACGTGGGGGCGCGGCTCCTCGCCGGCCAGAGGCGTTTCCTCGACCCCGCTGGGTTGGATGCGAAAGCGCAGGCCGAGGCCGGCCAGCAGATCGCGGCGGCGGGGCGAGGCCGAGGCGAGTACCAGGCCTTGCGCGGCGTTGCGGAAAAGTTGAGGGTGGTGCGGTGTCAAGGGAGACATCCTCTCGGGGCGCTTTCGGGAGAAGAGAAGGAGCCTGGTCCGGTCTCAGGCCGTGGTTGCCTGGTCCGCGCGGTAATTGAGCTCATAGAGGATGGTGCGGTTGCGTCCTTCGCTCTTGGCTCGGTAGAGCGCCATGTCGGCGGCGTTGATCAGGGTGCGCGGCGTGTTGCCGTCGGTGGGAAAGGACGCGATGCCCATGCTCGCGGTGAGCTTTCCCAGGGGCAGATCCTTCTCCCGGGGAAAGATCTCCTTCTCGATGGCATGGCGGATGCGCTCGGCCACCAGCAGCGATTCCTTTTTGGAGGTGGCAGGCAGCAGGATGCAGAATTCCTCGCCGCCGAAGCGGGTGACGATATCCATTTCCCGCGCCGAATGGCGCAGCAGGCGCGCGGTGCGCTTGAGGGCCTTGTCGCCGCCCAGATGCCCGCACAGATCGTTGTAGTGCTTGAAATTGTCCAGATCGAGCATGATCAGGGTCAGGGACAGCTCCTGGCGCAGGCTGCGGCTGATCTCCTCTTCCAGGCGCCGCTCCAGGAAGCGTCGGTTGTAGAGCCCGGTCAGGGGATCGGTAACGGAGAGCTCCTCCAGGGCGGCGGCCCGCTCCAGGGATTCGGTGCGCTCGATGAGCGCCGAGAAGTGCGGCGCGAAGGAGGTCAGCAGGCGCAGATCGGTCTCGTCGAAAGTGGCCTGGTTTTCCTTGTCGGAGAGATTGAGCACCGCGAAGATCTCGCCGCGCACCTTGAGGGGCACGCTGATGAAGGATTTGGTGCGAAAGCGCGGCCGATTGGCGCTGCGCACCCGTTCGTCCTTCTCGATGTCGTTGACCAGCAGGGGATGACCGCTGCTCACCACCCGCCCGGCGATGCCGCTGCCCACCCGCACTTTCATGTTGCGCGCCAGCTCGGGATTCATGCCCTTGCCGGCTTCGATATAGAGGTGTTCGCCGTCCTCGTCGAGAATCATCAGCGAGCCCTTGGAGGCGCGCAGCATCCCGGCGGAGAGATCGAGAATGCGGGTGAACAGGGCCTCGCGGTGATCCACCAGGGACAAGTCGCTGATCATCTGAATGATCTGCTCGGAAATGGTGGCTTCCAGGGCCTGCTCGCGTTCCTTCTCCAGGCGCAGCATGCGCTGCGCGGCCCGTCCGGCCAGCAGTTCGACGAGCAGCAGATCGCGCGGCGCCAACTCGGCGTCAAACAGGGCGAGGGTTCCGAGGAACTGACCCTCGGCGCTCAACGGCTGACAGGAGACCCGCTCGCCCTTGACGCCGGGCAGTCGCTGCAGGGCGTCCTCGTCCTCGAGGACGTAGCGGCGCGCCGCCGCCGGGCGCAGCAGCAGGGCGAGCTGTTCATCGCTCAAAGCGACCGGCTCCGGCAGCCACTGTCCCAGACAGCGCAGCATGGGGCGGCGTTCGGCGCCCGTGGGCAGGATCACCGCGGCACGGGAGAGATCAAACAGCACGGCCAGGGTTTCGCCGACCAGTT
This window of the Geoalkalibacter sp. genome carries:
- a CDS encoding HAD family hydrolase, producing MTPDTFLLDLDGTLVDSVADLGTAVNALRRELSLPDLTLAQVREYVGDGARLLVSRALPPGAFSDAHLERFLSLYEHHLLDQTRPYPGIVDFLQRHPPAKLAVVTNKPWRLSRELLDGLGLTHHFAVLVGGDSCATKKPDPAPLLEALRRLGAVPEQAVMIGDHHTDLYAGRAAGTAICFCAWGLGHDDGLAPDFHAERPADLLRLFPGAGA
- a CDS encoding diguanylate cyclase, whose protein sequence is MGNRGSALDNLTTLNPAEMLEALQTYPFLAPYALALYCESRGLLCHSLALFPVLGPGGHSLLCDEICRTGHENVLAQAINRNEPTVFRCKTGLLNFVVPFKLSRSQSCCLLGGGVRDAQLNQSSIELLAREKNLNGPTLIEELTKLPTSSEDELRAVAEKTAEILPALQNGSLYALAFERTMLRLNAIIGLMPELDRLNSSAEVLQLVGETLAVLFDLSRAAVILPTGAERRPMLRCLGQWLPEPVALSDEQLALLLRPAAARRYVLEDEDALQRLPGVKGERVSCQPLSAEGQFLGTLALFDAELAPRDLLLVELLAGRAAQRMLRLEKEREQALEATISEQIIQMISDLSLVDHREALFTRILDLSAGMLRASKGSLMILDEDGEHLYIEAGKGMNPELARNMKVRVGSGIAGRVVSSGHPLLVNDIEKDERVRSANRPRFRTKSFISVPLKVRGEIFAVLNLSDKENQATFDETDLRLLTSFAPHFSALIERTESLERAAALEELSVTDPLTGLYNRRFLERRLEEEISRSLRQELSLTLIMLDLDNFKHYNDLCGHLGGDKALKRTARLLRHSAREMDIVTRFGGEEFCILLPATSKKESLLVAERIRHAIEKEIFPREKDLPLGKLTASMGIASFPTDGNTPRTLINAADMALYRAKSEGRNRTILYELNYRADQATTA
- a CDS encoding Maf family protein — encoded protein: MVLASASPRRRDLLAGLGLRFRIQPSGVEETPLAGEEPRPHVIRLSEAKALDVAARAEPGERWFLGSDTIVVQDGLLLGKPADDREAAVMLRALSGRRHEVHSGFALHDRHSGRTLSGAVLTRVLFRELTEAEIAGYIASGEPRDKAGSYAIQGLGAYMVRAIEGSYTSVVGLPLSEVIDALLAQGAILPAS
- a CDS encoding sodium-dependent transporter produces the protein MTQPEPRSLWASRLGFILAAAGSAVGLGNIWKFPYVVGQNGGGAFVLVYLVCILLIGLPIMMAEFMIGRHTRRDAVGAFIQLQGKRSPWTAAGWISVGAAFLILSYYSVVAGWTLDYVLRALRGGFSGLPAGEIEGLFDGLIADGPRQILWHLVFILLCLGIVIGGVQKGIERWSKILMPVLFALLVLLFMNGMLSPGAWEGITFMFRPDFHKLTPGAVLEAMGHAFFTLSLGMAAMITYGSYLRRNEDLLGSSLRIVGLDTLIAVMAGLAIFPIVFSVGMEPGAGPGLIFKTIPVVFSQLPGGYVLAILFFLLLSFAALTSAISLLEAQVAYLIDERGWGRKRSTSFLAGLAFVVGLPTALSYNSLAEWTLIGERSFFDSADLLASNYLLPLSGLLISIYVGWFWSGSEEKEELVAGGSGWVYPLWHFLIRFVSPAAIAVVLFYKMRETGLFTWLAGLF
- a CDS encoding YggS family pyridoxal phosphate-dependent enzyme yields the protein MTLAANLSSIRAEIAAACRRVERDPRAVRLVAVSKTKPASLIDEAFAAGQRLFGESYVQEFLDKADAVRNPVDWHFIGHLQSNKVKYLRGRIAMIHSVDRLSLAEEIDRQWGRLGRSVEVLVQVNLGEEDSKSGVAENQATELVRALAALPHLRVRGLMCLPPFFADAEEVRPFFRRLRALAAAISALGLPGVAMDELSMGMSHDFAVAVEEGATLVRIGTAIFGERG